One window of Cryptococcus neoformans var. grubii H99 chromosome 11, complete sequence genomic DNA carries:
- a CDS encoding cytoskeletal regulatory protein binding protein gives MSKNISYPIPQQEPYQSQPTVRNGNGYYNTSSGSTQRHGRQTSGSRSYPSALDSSITRLLVTTKQLLQGLDQWSHGLISEIDVSDIYVRLGNGFETCVQAFNRVGIDTRELSSIPQDLRNCLEHCLSQDPSPDSLDRFLPEIRNIIQYLLQGLKQKQMQYKRLQERNRQYESSFSLTGATLTAGDGSQASVANSQPVGIPAQRRPSEDYPPDPRLSARSGTSSSSASPPVTSQLSQPSSAQLTTQPRSSSNPALAERERRPAPSRPPPPDAFRPARPPGPRRPSSPVGSQAPQENIHSVMDRGGDSQQSHSPSYDIPTIAIVPDSRSNSGTGPSPAAPSPRPAKPILTVNTDKPVPPRPDRFARDSYGRPISRFSVDSDASGGSPVVETGAVEVQSRAMDSVAEEGEQRSAELKRRPRTSVDRGSRASGSGSSDRSHQTQQAEYTAPSLPVLDFPRNISLHPATPPTVRNPLPPASAHAPALPPPESLPIPEVPPETRATLAALERSDALERRASKRFSSYTFNNLNSSSSPRASPQRPTRRAVNNAREQLASSGGTLPEGVGLGMGLHERAGSRGGSPKLERLREASEEPEESRATIEPSSPTGSVRVLKTPPLSPSATPRPPSHPTSSNPNRMNVFLQIGRKTKRHVLELPITLEALKLVFMERFEYDPGKEDFPDVYIRDRDGMEYELEGIEDLREGCTLCLNIEPLDQVKLHIDSTFATLVQEMKELRQALDKERETTKRLSILAAPSVAGDQASLSPSTSPLQPPASAISLPAPTPLVVGPSEDHLKQIQEQHEELENLRRELAITRQSHAEHISESSATISSLKDEIAQIKKVTSTNPNSNRGLVDRSKAELDTQCTETIKAVEDITDIIDAARIDAYKRFVTPSKQQMATIQSDLQKARQLVEDFTSAVKIADPTWRGTWQTELHRVMEEQKLLHHQTKLCGDLKKDLEDAESMLGNVQTFVEQRVAGTRTARIRVGADAEVEGGGISSLLMEIRTKDSDPEQRLRAIEAQQRAREKERANKVDEFEAELKGFVGGKRLKKTGGAEEVDRLRGRKDEVLRAQLTGSSGVGAITPQITGQSAKAISPQGTGASVATISGSGSAPMTPAKVEGKEKEPEEMLVKSSSAASLASSTAAAEGVSPGISSPAKGQPQAETKEETDV, from the exons ATGTCCAAAAACATTTCTTACCCCATACCTCAGCAAGAACCGTATCAGAGCCAGCCAACTGTCCGAAATGGAAACGGATACTATAATACATCCTCGGGATCCACTCAACGCCATGGAAGGCAGACCAGTGGCTCAAGATCT TATCCTAGTGCGCTTGACTCTTCCATAACAAGGCTGCTCGTGACTACGAAACAACTTCTGCAAGGTCTTGACCAATGGTCGCATGGTTTGATTTCCGAAATTGAT GTTAGCGATATTTATGTGCGTTTGGGTAATGGATTTGAGACTTGCGTGCAAGCCTTCAACCGAGTCGGTATAGATACAAG AGAGCTAAGCTCGATTCCTCAAGATCTGCGCAACTGCCTGGAGCATTGTCTCTCTCAAGATCCTTCCCCGGACAGTCTCGATAGATTTCTCCCTGAAATCCGCAACATTATTCAATATTTGCTGCAAGGGTTAaagcagaagcagatgCAGTACAAGAGATTACAGGAAAGGAACAGGCAGTACGAGTCAAGCTTTTCTTTGACGGGGGCGACTTTGACAGCAGGCGATGGTTCCCAAGCCTCCGTCGCGAATTCGCAGCCGGTTGGTATCCCTGCTCAACGAAGACCATCAGAGGATTATCCTCCAGACCCCCGTCTGTCTGCTCGATCGGGAACATCTAGTTCGTCTGCTTCCCCACCCGTGACTTCCCAACTCTCTCAACCCTCATCAGCCCAGTTAACCACTCAGCCTCGATCGTCCTCAAATCCCGCACTGGCGGAGCGTGAGCGCCGGCCAGCACCCTCGCGTCCACCGCCACCCGATGCCTTCCGCCCAGCTAGACCTCCCGGACCTCGTAGACCTAGTTCACCTGTTGGAAGTCAGGCGCCCCAAGAGAATATACACAGCGTCATGGATCGCGGTGGAGATTCTCAACAATCTCATTCCCCCAGTTACGATATTCCGACTATTGCTATAGTACCTGATTCACGATCAAACTCTGGTACGGGGCCCAGCCCGGCGGCTCCGTCACCCCGGCCGGCCAAGCCTATTTTGACTGTCAACACTGACAAACCTGTCCCTCCTCGACCGGACCGATTTGCGAGAGACAGTTATGGCCGTCCGATATCACGCTTTTCGGTAGACTCCGACGCATCTGGTGGGTCACCGGTGGTTGAAACGGGAGCGGTAGAGGTACAGAGCAGAGCGATGGATTCAGTGGCCGAGGAAGGTGAGCAGAGATCAGCAGAACTGAAAAGAAGGCCGAGGACAAGTGTGGACAGGGGCTCGAGGGCGAGTGGAAGTGGGAGTAGCGATCGTAGTCACCAAACACAGCAAGCTGAATATACCGCACCATCATTACCCGTGCTCGATTTCCCTAGAAAcatctctcttcacccAGCCACCCCTCCCACTGTCAgaaatcctcttccaccagcGTCTGCTCACGCGCCGGCACTTCCACCCCCAGAATCGCTTCCTATCCCCGAAGTACCTCCAGAAACGCGTGCAACTCTTGCCGCACTCGAGCGTTCGGACGCTCTGGAGCGTAGAGCTTCCAAACGATTTTCGTCCTACACCTTTAACAACCtcaattcttcttcatctcctcgaGCAAGCCCACAGCGACCAACAAGACGGGCTGTCAATAATGCTCGAGAGCAATTAGCATCATCAGGAGGGACGTTGCCAGAGGGAGTGGGTTTGGGTATGGGTTTGCATGAGCGTGCAGGATCAAGAGGGGGATCGCCAAAGTtggagaggttgagggaAGCCAGCGAGGAGCCAGAAGAGAGCAGAGCTACTATTGAACCGTCCAGTCCCACAGGTTCAGTTCGTGTCCTCAAAACACCTCCTCTGTCACCCTCTGCTACCCCTCGCCCGCCATCGCATCCTACATCTTCTAACCCCAATCGCATGAATGTCTTTCTGCAAATCGGACGTAAAACTAAACGCCATGTCCTTGAGTTGCCGATCACTCTGGAGGCGCTGAAACTGGTGTTCATGGAAAGGTTCGAGTATGATCctggaaaagaagacttCCCAGATGTGTACATTAGAGATAGAGATGGGATGGAATACGAATTAGAAGGGATTGAAGATTTGAGAGAAGGGTGCACGCTGTGCTTGAACATCGAAC CGCTGGACCAAGTTAAGCTCCACATTGATTCTACCTTTGCTACCCTTGTacaagagatgaaggaactTCGCCAAGCTCTCGACAAGGAACGCGAGACCACCAAGCGATTGTCCATCTTGGCGGCGCCGTCGGTTGCAGGGGACCAAGCTTCGCTAAGTCCTTCCACCTCCCCTTTGCAACCTCCCGCTTCCGCCATCTCCCTTCCTGCGCCTACGCCTTTAGTGGTGGGTCCGTCAGAAGACCATCTTAAACAAATCCAAGAGCAACATGAAGAACTTGAGAATCTGCGCAGAGAATTAGCCATCACACGTCAATCACATGCCGAGCATATCAGCGAGTCTTCCGCTACTATCTCATCGTTGAAAGATGAGATCGCCCAGATCAAAAAGGTCACGTCGACGAATCCCAATTCAAATCGTGGTCTCGTCGACCGAAGCAAAGCCGAACTCGATACCCAATGTACGGAAACTATCAAAGCTGTCGAAGATATCACCGATATCATTGATGCTGCACGTATCGATGCATATAAACGATTTGTCACACCATCTAAACAGCAGATGGCTACCATCCAATCTGATCTTCAAAAAGCCCGCCAGCTTGTTGAAGACTTTACCAGTGCTGTCAAGATTGCCGATCCTACATGGCGAGGTACATGGCAGACTGAACTTCATCGGGTGATGGAGGAGCAAAAGCTGCTTCATCACCAGACCAAGCTGTGTGGAGACTTGAAAAAGGATCTGGAAGATGCGGAAAGCATGCTTGGAAATGTGCAAACCTTTGTCGAGCAGCGCGTTGCTGGAACTAGAACAGCTAGGATTAGGGTCGGTGCTGATGCCGAGGTCGAAGGCGGGGGGATTTCGAGCTTGCTTATGGAAATCCGTACCAAGGATTCTGATCCTGAACAACGTCTTCGTGCTATCGAAGCTCAACAGCGCGCTCGTGAGAAGGAACGTGCGAACAAGGTGGATGAATTTGAGGCGGAGCTGAAAGGATTTGTGggtgggaagagattgaagaagactggAGGAGCAGAGGAGGTGGACAGGCtgagagggaggaaagatgaagtgCTGAGGGCACAGTTGACTGGAAGTAGTGGCGTTGGTGCAATCACACCACAGATCACGGGGCAGAGTGCGAAAGCGATCAGTCCACAGGGAACAGGGGCGAGCGTAGCTACAATAAGTGGGAGTGGATCCGCACCAATGACACCGGCCAAGGTCgagggcaaggaaaaagaacCGGAGGAAATGCTGGTGAAAAGTTCAAGTGCAGCTAGTTTAGCGAGTTCCACTGCGGCTGCTGAAGGAGTGAGCCCGGGGATTAGTAGTCCTGCAAAGGGTCAGCCACAGGCTGAGACTAAAGAGGAGACAGATGTTTAG